The Fortiea contorta PCC 7126 genome has a segment encoding these proteins:
- a CDS encoding DUF711 family protein produces the protein MKIRTITTGISLQSATETAKIKQAAEFNQQAQKIFTQQGYTVQTTRITTNSWEEYLAGLSPREIIKQIQAIEQLCQNLDVSFFNIGDTSQPANIALIADINQQTSLIFCSSKIADSETGINFENIQASAKLIQRISQETENGYGNFRFCTWANCQPGIPFFPTSYHRGQTAFAIGLECCDLVMQAFSQAENLQIAEIKLQEILETELQKIAAIAQTISGQFAIEYQGIDTSLAPSLDKNHSIVFAYEKLMHGKFGQSGTLAISGMLTRVLKSVSIKTCGYSGLMLPVCEDIGLATRANEQTYNITNLLLYSAVCGCGLDTVPIPGDITTDKLAAILTDLATLALKLNKPLSARLFPIPHKKAGEMTNFNSPYLVDCRIFAVD, from the coding sequence ATGAAAATTAGAACCATCACCACAGGAATTTCTTTACAATCTGCCACAGAAACCGCAAAAATTAAACAAGCGGCTGAGTTTAATCAACAAGCCCAGAAAATATTTACACAACAAGGTTATACAGTCCAAACCACCAGAATAACTACTAATTCTTGGGAAGAATATCTAGCAGGATTATCTCCTAGAGAAATTATCAAACAAATTCAAGCCATAGAACAACTTTGTCAAAATCTAGATGTCAGCTTCTTTAACATTGGTGACACCAGCCAACCCGCAAATATCGCTTTAATCGCCGATATTAATCAACAAACATCGCTCATTTTCTGTTCTAGCAAAATTGCAGATAGCGAAACTGGTATCAATTTTGAAAATATCCAAGCATCTGCAAAACTGATTCAGCGCATTTCCCAAGAAACCGAAAATGGCTATGGAAACTTTCGCTTTTGTACATGGGCAAACTGTCAACCAGGTATCCCCTTCTTCCCTACATCATACCACCGAGGTCAAACAGCTTTTGCTATCGGCTTAGAATGTTGTGATTTAGTAATGCAAGCTTTTTCTCAAGCCGAAAATCTACAAATAGCCGAAATCAAACTGCAAGAAATATTAGAAACTGAATTACAAAAAATTGCGGCGATCGCTCAAACAATATCTGGACAATTCGCCATTGAATATCAAGGAATTGACACCTCTCTCGCTCCATCATTAGACAAAAATCATAGCATTGTTTTCGCCTATGAAAAACTCATGCATGGTAAATTTGGACAGTCAGGAACTTTAGCAATTTCTGGGATGTTAACTCGTGTTTTAAAAAGCGTATCTATCAAAACCTGCGGTTATTCTGGCTTAATGCTTCCAGTTTGTGAAGATATCGGTTTAGCCACCAGAGCCAACGAGCAAACCTACAATATTACTAACTTATTATTATATTCAGCCGTTTGTGGTTGTGGACTAGATACAGTTCCCATTCCCGGCGATATCACCACCGATAAACTAGCAGCAATATTAACAGATTTAGCGACTTTAGCCCTCAAACTTAATAAACCCCTCTCAGCCAGATTATTTCCTATCCCCCATAAAAAAGCCGGGGAAATGACTAACTTCAATTCCCCGTATCTTGTAGATTGTCGAATATTTGCTGTAGATTAA
- a CDS encoding 2OG-Fe dioxygenase family protein yields MQTLREATELEYAFLFTLRKVNSIKVEGFKPFFNNLPVDPYIKGNYRLRRLSRFLVSQKQLIKLPHGYLFQSKQYNPLVGDVKREFAELDDALIELDIFKNLVLAFVDSCKLHPEAEIGVHQIRTTCSSENLGNPAPEGIHSDGTDFVGIFSVDRDNIQGGETHLYTARKEKPIFNKILHPGELLLVNDHEFLHFTTPIKPLTDAQGTRDVFVLTSPSLLLE; encoded by the coding sequence ATGCAAACACTTCGAGAAGCAACGGAATTAGAATACGCCTTTTTATTTACGCTCAGGAAGGTAAATTCGATTAAGGTGGAGGGTTTTAAACCATTTTTTAACAATTTACCTGTTGATCCTTATATTAAAGGTAACTATCGTTTGAGAAGATTATCTCGTTTCTTGGTTTCTCAGAAACAGTTAATTAAATTACCTCATGGTTATCTTTTCCAAAGTAAACAATATAATCCCTTAGTGGGCGATGTCAAAAGAGAGTTTGCTGAGTTAGACGATGCGCTTATCGAATTAGATATTTTTAAAAATCTTGTTTTAGCTTTTGTTGATTCCTGTAAACTGCATCCAGAGGCGGAAATAGGAGTTCATCAAATTAGAACTACTTGTTCATCTGAAAATTTGGGTAATCCAGCGCCTGAAGGAATTCACAGTGATGGTACTGATTTTGTCGGGATTTTCTCTGTAGATAGAGACAATATCCAAGGTGGCGAAACACATTTATATACTGCGAGAAAAGAGAAGCCAATTTTTAACAAAATTCTCCATCCCGGTGAACTTTTATTGGTTAATGATCATGAATTTTTGCATTTTACTACTCCTATTAAACCACTAACTGATGCTCAGGGAACGAGAGATGTTTTTGTGTTAACTTCTCCTAGTTTACTTTTGGAATAA
- the sfsA gene encoding DNA/RNA nuclease SfsA, whose product MTNWLYRYPPLFLGTLLKRYKRFFADIQLLSGEIVTAHCPNTGPMTGVSTPGSVVQLSKSDNPNRKLGYTLELIQVNDIQPTWVGVNTALPNRIIKLALEKHLFPELDNYSYIKGEVVYGQDQKSRVDFYLTGSDGERPIYLEVKNTTFSQGTLALFPDTETTRGQKHLRELSALLPQNRAVMLYFINRSDCTEFAPGDITDPIYGKLLRGAIALGLEVLPCRFHISPEGVEYLGLAELKI is encoded by the coding sequence ATGACAAACTGGCTTTACCGCTACCCACCCCTTTTTCTTGGTACACTGCTCAAACGCTACAAGCGCTTTTTTGCAGATATTCAACTTCTTTCTGGAGAAATAGTCACAGCGCACTGTCCAAATACAGGGCCAATGACTGGAGTTTCCACCCCTGGAAGCGTAGTACAGCTTTCCAAAAGCGATAACCCGAATCGGAAGCTAGGCTACACTTTAGAATTAATCCAAGTAAATGATATCCAGCCAACTTGGGTAGGTGTGAATACAGCTCTACCAAATCGAATTATTAAACTGGCTTTAGAAAAGCATCTGTTTCCAGAATTAGACAACTATAGCTACATCAAAGGGGAAGTAGTTTATGGACAAGATCAAAAAAGTCGAGTGGATTTCTATTTAACAGGAAGTGATGGGGAGCGCCCAATTTATTTGGAAGTTAAAAATACAACCTTTTCTCAGGGAACCTTAGCGCTATTTCCCGACACAGAGACGACCAGAGGACAAAAACATCTGCGAGAATTGAGCGCACTTTTACCCCAAAATCGTGCAGTTATGCTTTATTTCATTAACCGCAGCGACTGTACTGAATTTGCTCCAGGGGATATCACCGACCCAATTTATGGTAAGTTGTTACGCGGTGCGATCGCTCTTGGTTTAGAAGTCTTACCTTGTCGTTTTCATATCTCTCCAGAAGGTGTCGAGTATTTGGGTTTAGCAGAGTTAAAAATTTAA